In a single window of the Niabella ginsenosidivorans genome:
- a CDS encoding glycoside hydrolase family 2 protein produces the protein MLWKHSFLAGFFLTLVSALSAQWQPAGSRLKTRWTAQVNPQHVLPEYPRPIMERREWMNLNGLWNFAITPAGRAAPGAYSRKILVPFAVESGLSGIQGTVMSTQELWYNRAFKIPKSWKNKEVLLHFGAVDWKAEVYLNGLHIGSHTGGYAPFSFNITPYLTSSEQELTVRVWDPTDRHFQPRGKQVSQPANIVYTAVSGIWQTVWLEPVNSKYITNLKIGSDIDRSTISVVANTTSITAGDYIEVKLSDKGKLLSTFRAVAAETLNIPVAVAKWWSPDAPFLYDLEINLYSQGRLADQVKSYCAMRKISTSRDRSGIMRLQLNNCNLFQFGPLDQGWFPDGLYTAPTDEALMFDIQKAKAMGYNMIRKHLKVEPARWYTHCDRIGMLVWQDMPSGDNNWGRKTRDYMREYVDEGVEEAPITLRARENYLKEWNEIIDALQPYPCIVMWISFNEGWGQFDTKKIAAWTRAYDPSRLLNPASGGNFYHTGDVLDLHHYPEPELFLYDAGRANVLGEYGGIGYAVEGHLWQSGENFGYDTLLHSPSELLLKYQEYARILQSINRFSAAVYTQMTDVEGEVNGLLTYDRELTKVSEEEIKKINRETIQQLSQ, from the coding sequence ATGTTGTGGAAGCACTCATTTTTAGCCGGCTTTTTTTTAACCCTGGTCTCTGCTTTAAGCGCACAATGGCAGCCGGCAGGCAGCCGGTTAAAAACACGGTGGACGGCACAGGTAAACCCTCAGCACGTGCTGCCGGAATATCCAAGGCCGATAATGGAACGCAGGGAATGGATGAACCTCAACGGGCTATGGAACTTTGCCATTACACCGGCCGGGCGGGCAGCGCCAGGCGCGTATAGCCGAAAAATACTGGTGCCCTTTGCTGTAGAATCTGGCCTTTCCGGTATACAGGGCACCGTAATGAGTACACAGGAATTATGGTATAACCGTGCATTTAAAATACCCAAATCCTGGAAAAACAAAGAAGTGTTGCTGCACTTTGGTGCGGTAGACTGGAAGGCGGAAGTTTACCTCAACGGTCTGCACATTGGCAGCCATACAGGCGGGTACGCACCGTTCAGCTTCAACATTACTCCCTATCTTACTTCCAGTGAGCAGGAGCTTACGGTAAGGGTGTGGGATCCTACTGACCGGCACTTTCAGCCCCGGGGTAAACAGGTAAGCCAACCCGCTAATATTGTGTATACGGCGGTATCCGGCATTTGGCAAACGGTATGGCTGGAGCCTGTGAACAGCAAGTATATTACCAATTTAAAGATCGGGTCTGATATAGACCGTAGTACGATTTCAGTAGTAGCAAATACAACAAGCATAACAGCCGGAGATTATATAGAAGTAAAGCTATCAGATAAAGGAAAGCTGTTGTCCACATTCAGGGCGGTGGCCGCCGAAACGCTCAATATTCCCGTTGCTGTTGCCAAATGGTGGTCGCCCGATGCTCCTTTTCTTTATGACTTGGAAATTAATTTGTACAGTCAGGGCCGGCTTGCGGACCAGGTAAAGAGTTATTGCGCCATGCGTAAGATTTCTACCAGCCGGGATCGGTCAGGCATTATGCGCCTGCAATTAAATAACTGCAATCTGTTCCAGTTTGGACCGCTTGACCAGGGCTGGTTTCCCGACGGGTTATATACGGCCCCCACAGATGAAGCCCTCATGTTCGATATACAGAAAGCCAAAGCCATGGGCTATAATATGATCCGAAAACATCTGAAAGTAGAACCGGCACGGTGGTACACGCATTGTGATCGTATAGGAATGTTGGTTTGGCAGGATATGCCCAGTGGCGATAATAACTGGGGGCGGAAAACCAGGGATTATATGCGAGAATATGTAGATGAGGGAGTTGAAGAAGCGCCTATAACGCTCAGGGCCCGTGAAAATTACCTGAAGGAATGGAATGAGATCATTGATGCATTGCAGCCATATCCCTGTATTGTGATGTGGATTTCCTTCAATGAAGGCTGGGGTCAATTCGATACCAAAAAGATAGCGGCGTGGACCAGGGCGTATGATCCTTCGCGCCTGCTCAACCCCGCTTCGGGGGGCAATTTTTACCATACTGGTGATGTGTTGGATCTGCATCATTATCCGGAGCCCGAATTGTTCCTGTATGACGCCGGCCGAGCCAACGTACTGGGCGAATATGGTGGCATCGGCTATGCCGTAGAAGGGCATTTGTGGCAATCCGGCGAAAATTTTGGTTATGATACTCTGCTGCATAGCCCGTCAGAACTGTTGCTGAAGTATCAGGAATATGCCCGTATACTGCAATCGATTAACCGTTTCTCCGCGGCGGTTTATACACAAATGACGGATGTAGAAGGCGAAGTCAACGGGTTGTTGACCTACGACCGGGAGCTAACAAAGGTTAGTGAGGAGGAAATAAAAAAAATAAACCGGGAGACCATCCAGCAGCTCTCCCAATAA
- a CDS encoding glycosyl hydrolase family 95 catalytic domain-containing protein, whose protein sequence is MILNHSQYGTALIKRTIVVFLMFSSVQIHAQLRDGWTITASNIDPNNYYGITVANGMIGLVSSPEPMQVKDVVMNGVYDYYQRGRVSNILKIFNHINLSLSINGISASKDNIFNYRQSLNMKKAELITDFDIADAHITHKLMSLRHLPYTSLAVVEIKAKKEVVIAASSMIEAPDHLREIRNLYSEIDPHIPLLTSVAKSPSGKITLAASSSIIFPEPRNQQPVVTHGDWDYNRHLMRFSKKIKTGETYRFAIVASATSTVQYKDPHNEAERLTIFANLEGIQRLLEKHEAAWEALWKSDIVVEGDEEVQRAIHAALYHLYSFSRAGTAYSPSPMGLSGLGYNGHVFWDSELWMYPPLLVLHPNIAKSMLEYRFQRLNAAKQNAFAHGYKGAMFPWESSDGGSEDTPVWALTGPFQHHITGDVGWAFWKYYQVTKDKTWLRERGYPILKEVADFWASRVERKGPGNYEINNVIGANEWQENIDNNAFTNGIAITTLRYATQAAKELGIQPNSDWNHVADNIPILKFPNGVTRENASYNGVDIKQADVNLLAYPLEIVSDTAQIEKDLSYYEPKMSPEGPAMGNATLATLYSRLGNARKADELFRKSYKPNEMPPFGVLAETQGGTNPYFATGAGGMLQAVIFGFGGLQISDQGIVQRKTALPVKWKSLTIKGAGILKKDFVNHN, encoded by the coding sequence ATGATCTTAAACCATTCGCAGTATGGTACTGCACTTATTAAAAGAACGATAGTCGTTTTTCTCATGTTCAGCTCCGTTCAGATTCATGCACAGTTAAGAGATGGGTGGACCATCACTGCATCGAATATTGATCCTAATAACTATTATGGTATTACCGTAGCCAACGGCATGATTGGGTTGGTATCATCGCCCGAACCGATGCAAGTGAAAGACGTGGTGATGAATGGCGTATATGATTATTACCAGCGGGGCAGGGTTTCCAATATTCTTAAAATATTCAATCATATCAATCTTAGCCTTAGCATTAATGGAATATCTGCGTCAAAGGATAATATTTTCAATTACCGCCAGTCGTTGAATATGAAAAAAGCTGAACTGATCACGGATTTTGATATAGCCGATGCGCACATAACGCATAAACTGATGTCGTTGCGCCATCTGCCCTATACTTCCCTGGCCGTGGTGGAAATAAAGGCAAAGAAAGAGGTAGTAATTGCTGCTTCAAGCATGATTGAAGCCCCGGATCATTTGCGGGAAATAAGAAACCTGTACAGCGAAATTGATCCACATATTCCTTTGCTGACTTCCGTTGCCAAAAGCCCCTCAGGCAAAATAACATTGGCGGCCAGCAGCAGCATCATTTTTCCCGAACCACGCAATCAGCAGCCTGTAGTTACGCATGGTGATTGGGATTATAACCGGCATCTGATGCGTTTTAGCAAAAAAATAAAAACGGGCGAGACCTACAGGTTTGCGATTGTAGCTTCTGCCACATCCACCGTACAGTATAAAGATCCGCACAATGAAGCGGAACGGCTCACCATTTTTGCCAACCTGGAGGGCATACAACGCTTGTTGGAAAAACATGAAGCAGCCTGGGAAGCGCTTTGGAAAAGTGATATTGTAGTGGAAGGTGATGAAGAAGTACAACGTGCTATTCATGCCGCATTATATCATTTATATTCCTTTTCCCGCGCGGGTACGGCCTATAGTCCTTCGCCCATGGGTTTGTCCGGGCTTGGTTACAATGGCCATGTGTTTTGGGACAGCGAATTGTGGATGTATCCGCCATTGCTGGTATTGCATCCCAATATCGCAAAGTCAATGCTTGAATACCGTTTTCAGCGGTTAAATGCTGCAAAGCAAAATGCCTTTGCACACGGATATAAAGGGGCGATGTTTCCCTGGGAGTCTTCAGATGGAGGTTCGGAAGATACGCCCGTTTGGGCGCTTACAGGTCCTTTCCAGCATCATATTACCGGTGATGTGGGTTGGGCTTTCTGGAAGTATTACCAGGTTACCAAAGATAAAACCTGGCTGCGGGAGCGCGGCTACCCTATACTGAAAGAAGTAGCTGATTTCTGGGCCAGCCGCGTAGAACGGAAAGGGCCGGGGAACTATGAGATCAACAACGTTATCGGCGCCAATGAATGGCAGGAGAATATAGACAATAATGCCTTTACCAATGGTATTGCTATTACCACGCTGCGTTATGCCACTCAAGCAGCGAAAGAACTCGGCATTCAACCCAATTCCGACTGGAACCATGTAGCGGATAATATTCCCATTCTTAAATTTCCTAACGGGGTAACACGTGAAAATGCAAGCTATAACGGGGTGGATATTAAACAGGCAGATGTGAACTTGCTGGCCTATCCTTTGGAGATTGTTTCAGACACAGCACAGATTGAAAAGGATCTGAGCTATTACGAACCGAAAATGTCTCCTGAAGGCCCGGCGATGGGGAATGCTACGTTGGCTACCCTCTATTCCCGTTTAGGAAATGCCCGGAAAGCGGATGAGTTGTTCCGGAAAAGTTATAAGCCCAATGAAATGCCGCCGTTTGGAGTACTGGCAGAAACACAGGGAGGCACCAATCCCTATTTTGCTACAGGGGCGGGTGGCATGTTGCAGGCGGTCATCTTTGGTTTTGGCGGTTTGCAAATCAGTGATCAGGGAATTGTACAGCGCAAAACAGCCCTGCCGGTAAAATGGAAATCACTTACTATAAAAGGAGCAGGTATTCTTAAAAAAGATTTTGTAAACCATAACTGA
- a CDS encoding MGH1-like glycoside hydrolase domain-containing protein: protein MQTGKINNNTQMKWRFKAVAISIVLISLVGCKLEKKKHTDPVSGGKLKKLKTELVAEFNRLEPKVIQPAEGYLQYPYLIPAGFYKQMWDWDGFFIGNHLANTGKPEYLKFWALNLIAGIDSSGYVSACATTKGPRTIFGKFAMKPFLSQGVYFASLKLNDFSWVAPHYNALMKVLAYRDKTQLDSTYNLYFWDNAMQSGADNNVAMNYFTEEDHRSFLAPDASTFQLREIIAQALIAQKLGKNEDYALLMQKAAQLKDAINKYLWCKEDQIYYTVDRETGAFYKRISYSSFIPLIQKLAPDAEGVDMIKRYLINPKQMKAKYGFRSLSLQDPDYNNKNIIVPFSNWQGPVWPIANYLYHIGLKNYGFEDEIKWMGQTLGRLLLQDIKTCGSMHENYNADTGQPLAPAADYVDESGKFVGFIGWNLCVQQVLEGVTDNKWMLLELPEADRNK from the coding sequence ATGCAAACAGGTAAGATCAACAATAATACACAAATGAAATGGAGGTTTAAAGCGGTAGCTATATCTATCGTGCTTATTTCCCTGGTAGGATGTAAGCTGGAAAAAAAGAAGCATACGGACCCGGTAAGCGGGGGCAAATTGAAAAAATTAAAAACGGAACTGGTTGCCGAATTTAACCGGCTTGAACCAAAGGTCATTCAGCCGGCCGAGGGCTATCTTCAATATCCGTACCTCATTCCGGCAGGATTTTACAAACAGATGTGGGATTGGGATGGCTTTTTTATTGGCAATCATCTGGCCAATACAGGTAAACCGGAATACCTGAAGTTCTGGGCGCTCAACCTAATTGCCGGTATTGACAGCTCAGGATATGTATCTGCCTGTGCCACAACAAAAGGCCCGCGGACGATCTTTGGCAAATTCGCCATGAAGCCTTTCCTTTCCCAAGGCGTGTACTTCGCTTCTTTAAAGCTGAATGATTTTAGTTGGGTGGCGCCGCACTATAATGCGTTAATGAAAGTATTGGCCTATCGCGATAAAACACAGCTGGACAGTACCTATAACCTTTATTTCTGGGATAATGCCATGCAAAGCGGTGCCGATAATAATGTTGCCATGAATTATTTTACGGAGGAAGATCACCGTTCGTTCCTAGCGCCAGATGCCAGCACTTTTCAGTTAAGGGAAATAATAGCCCAGGCACTGATTGCTCAAAAACTGGGTAAGAATGAGGATTACGCCCTGCTTATGCAGAAGGCCGCCCAGCTAAAAGATGCTATTAATAAATATTTGTGGTGTAAGGAAGATCAGATTTATTATACGGTTGACCGCGAAACCGGCGCCTTTTATAAACGAATCAGCTATTCTAGCTTTATTCCTTTAATCCAGAAACTGGCTCCGGATGCGGAAGGCGTAGACATGATCAAGCGCTATCTCATCAATCCAAAGCAGATGAAGGCAAAATACGGTTTCCGCTCCCTCTCTCTGCAAGACCCAGACTATAACAATAAGAATATAATTGTTCCTTTTTCCAACTGGCAGGGACCAGTTTGGCCTATTGCAAATTATTTATATCATATCGGGTTAAAAAATTATGGATTTGAGGATGAAATAAAGTGGATGGGTCAAACCCTGGGCAGACTGCTGCTTCAGGATATAAAAACCTGTGGCAGCATGCATGAAAATTATAATGCGGATACAGGACAGCCGTTGGCCCCCGCCGCCGATTATGTAGATGAAAGCGGAAAATTTGTCGGTTTTATCGGCTGGAACCTCTGTGTGCAGCAGGTTTTGGAGGGGGTAACGGACAATAAATGGATGCTTCTTGAACTTCCGGAAGCAGACAGGAATAAATAA
- a CDS encoding alpha-L-rhamnosidase: MNKQKKRIIQVAWLLMFGLPGPIVLLGQPALKSWQAQWITSGLGNDRPMPLFRKVFRADKKIKSAVVYFCGLGYGDLYLNGVLVDPSRMLDPAQTNYEQYALYTAFDITTRLKKGANCLGVLLGNGFYGQDKVWGGWAKYGNPIFILQLELTYADGTRETLISDRSWQWHESPVIQNNVYAGEAYDARKEIKGWSLPGTSIAGWNSAVTATGVIPKELRLQKMNPVRMQQELRPVKMWKTANGNYIFDFEINSTGIPQITVKQPRGTRLTMRMGELLNKDSTVNFATTGVFATGVVQTDEYICAGAGTEIWHPRFTYHGYRYLELSGAATVPHLNWLKMVTIHSDLKRRGLFVCADQQINRLHELAVRTALSNIQGLPVDCPQREKCGWLGDAHTVAPFENLNFEMKDFWEKYLEDIHSSSAGFEENTLFHKYSNALFYWADKPAGLPYMVAPGRRTCGVASPDWGTAVVQLPWQTYLYYGDAEILRKYYPAMKQWVAHIETLSMQDSLKIKHIVPFGLGDWCPPGGNKTIDTPIPLSATAFHYLDAGILQKTAAILGHKEDQQYYSALKTKIAHAFVTAFYDHINKTFGSQTADALALDFGLVPPGDEKAVSAAIVRNMKEKYHNFLHTGIFGMGRIGKALSRFGNAAAAYNVFTKKGAYSFEYMWASAGATSLWEILPISAASKDSCLREGTYSLNHPMLGAYDAWFYEDVAGICPDESGPGFKVIRYEPTMMGLLAWAKASIETPYGKAESNWKNENGKLIWKITIPPNASGCVALPKGKAIRINGKSFGQATFPVIENKAETILYRFPSGRYEVQYAH, encoded by the coding sequence ATGAATAAGCAAAAAAAAAGAATAATACAGGTTGCATGGTTGCTGATGTTCGGTTTGCCGGGCCCGATTGTTCTGTTGGGGCAGCCGGCATTAAAGAGCTGGCAGGCGCAATGGATTACTTCCGGGTTAGGAAATGACCGGCCGATGCCCCTATTCCGAAAAGTTTTTCGCGCAGATAAAAAAATAAAGAGCGCGGTGGTTTACTTCTGCGGCCTGGGATATGGCGACCTCTACCTCAATGGGGTGCTTGTTGATCCGTCGCGAATGCTGGACCCTGCACAAACCAATTATGAGCAATATGCGCTGTACACTGCTTTTGACATAACTACCCGGTTAAAAAAAGGAGCAAACTGCCTGGGAGTGTTGCTGGGCAATGGTTTTTATGGTCAGGACAAAGTATGGGGTGGGTGGGCAAAATATGGGAACCCCATTTTTATTTTGCAACTGGAGCTTACTTATGCAGATGGCACCAGAGAAACCCTTATTTCAGACAGATCCTGGCAATGGCACGAAAGCCCGGTTATACAAAACAACGTTTATGCCGGTGAAGCGTATGATGCGAGAAAAGAAATAAAAGGATGGTCGCTGCCAGGAACATCAATAGCGGGGTGGAACAGTGCTGTAACAGCTACAGGCGTCATCCCCAAAGAGCTGCGCCTGCAAAAAATGAACCCGGTACGGATGCAACAGGAGCTCAGGCCGGTAAAAATGTGGAAAACGGCTAATGGAAATTACATTTTCGATTTTGAGATAAACAGTACCGGCATCCCGCAAATTACCGTAAAACAGCCCCGGGGCACCCGTCTTACCATGCGAATGGGTGAACTGCTGAACAAGGACAGTACGGTCAATTTTGCTACAACGGGTGTTTTTGCTACTGGTGTGGTACAAACAGACGAATATATTTGCGCGGGCGCCGGAACAGAAATCTGGCATCCCCGTTTTACCTATCATGGTTACCGGTACCTGGAGCTCTCCGGTGCCGCTACGGTTCCCCATCTGAATTGGCTGAAAATGGTAACCATTCATTCGGATCTGAAAAGGCGCGGTCTGTTTGTATGCGCTGATCAGCAGATCAACCGCCTGCATGAGCTGGCAGTGCGAACGGCATTGAGCAATATACAGGGATTGCCTGTAGATTGTCCGCAACGTGAAAAATGTGGGTGGTTAGGGGATGCGCATACGGTAGCGCCCTTCGAAAATCTCAATTTTGAGATGAAGGATTTTTGGGAAAAGTATCTGGAAGATATACATTCCTCATCCGCCGGCTTTGAAGAAAACACTCTCTTTCATAAATATTCCAACGCCCTGTTTTACTGGGCCGATAAACCCGCCGGCCTGCCCTATATGGTAGCCCCCGGTAGGCGCACCTGTGGTGTGGCGTCGCCCGATTGGGGAACGGCCGTGGTACAGCTGCCCTGGCAAACCTATTTGTATTACGGAGATGCGGAAATACTCCGCAAATATTATCCCGCAATGAAGCAGTGGGTAGCACATATTGAAACGTTGTCCATGCAGGACTCACTAAAAATAAAACACATTGTTCCGTTCGGATTGGGAGACTGGTGCCCACCCGGGGGCAATAAAACTATTGATACGCCCATTCCGTTAAGTGCTACAGCCTTTCATTATCTGGACGCGGGCATTCTGCAGAAAACGGCGGCTATCCTGGGGCATAAGGAAGACCAGCAGTATTACAGTGCATTAAAAACAAAGATTGCCCATGCCTTTGTTACGGCATTTTATGACCACATCAATAAAACCTTTGGCAGCCAGACCGCTGATGCGCTGGCTTTGGATTTTGGGCTGGTACCTCCGGGTGATGAAAAGGCGGTGTCAGCCGCCATTGTACGGAACATGAAGGAAAAATATCATAATTTTTTACATACGGGCATTTTTGGCATGGGACGAATCGGCAAAGCGCTTTCCCGTTTTGGAAATGCTGCTGCTGCTTACAATGTTTTTACTAAAAAAGGAGCCTACAGTTTTGAATATATGTGGGCAAGCGCAGGTGCTACCTCGCTTTGGGAAATCTTGCCCATAAGTGCAGCAAGCAAGGATTCCTGTTTAAGGGAAGGAACCTATTCGCTCAACCACCCAATGCTGGGCGCTTATGATGCCTGGTTCTATGAGGATGTGGCAGGCATTTGCCCCGATGAATCAGGGCCGGGGTTTAAAGTGATCCGTTATGAACCAACAATGATGGGCCTGCTGGCATGGGCGAAGGCCTCCATTGAAACCCCCTATGGTAAAGCAGAAAGCAACTGGAAAAATGAAAACGGAAAATTGATTTGGAAAATAACCATCCCGCCAAACGCTTCGGGCTGTGTGGCTTTACCAAAAGGAAAAGCGATAAGAATAAATGGCAAATCGTTCGGTCAGGCAACTTTTCCGGTCATAGAAAACAAGGCAGAAACAATCCTTTACCGGTTCCCCTCAGGGCGGTATGAAGTTCAGTACGCCCATTAA
- a CDS encoding family 43 glycosylhydrolase: MKRIVLIAACLLLTEVLPAQNPVLPPGVYIADPAGRVGPDGKLYIYGSLDESTEYYCSDRYHLLSSADLHSWQLQENIFTAASKNDGAQYANGPLYAPDMCYRNGRYYLYYCLPDGTEGVVTSKRPEGPFRNGLKITGPAQIDPAVFIDDDGQAYYYWGQFEAKGARMNPDMKTIDTTSIVEGLVTEKKHFFHEGAFVFKRKGIYYMVYSHIGRQDRPTCIGYATAHSPLGPFKYGGVIIDNAGCDPAVWNNHGSVVAFHGKWYVLYHRATHNSATMRKACIEPITFRPDGSIPEVFMTSQGAGAPLTATKKIDAERACLLFGNVRIQLMQGTSQNEALMAIRNGDRAAWKFINYGNGVRHCNIRVRARAGGRIDIIDNYPWHGPRGSITVPADGSWSTISCEVTGLAGIQALWLQFHGQPGKDLFDIDWIKFE; this comes from the coding sequence ATGAAAAGGATTGTTTTAATAGCAGCCTGTTTATTATTGACCGAGGTTCTGCCGGCGCAGAATCCTGTTTTGCCGCCGGGAGTGTACATCGCCGATCCGGCAGGCAGGGTAGGACCAGACGGGAAGCTATACATCTACGGTTCACTGGATGAATCTACGGAATACTATTGCTCAGACCGATATCACCTGCTTTCATCGGCAGATCTGCACAGCTGGCAGTTGCAGGAGAACATATTTACTGCAGCCAGTAAAAATGATGGAGCGCAGTATGCAAACGGTCCGCTTTATGCCCCGGATATGTGCTACCGGAATGGCAGGTATTACCTGTATTATTGTTTGCCGGATGGTACGGAAGGCGTGGTTACAAGTAAAAGGCCGGAGGGCCCCTTTCGCAACGGGCTGAAGATTACGGGTCCCGCGCAGATTGACCCAGCCGTGTTTATAGATGATGACGGCCAGGCCTACTATTACTGGGGCCAGTTTGAGGCCAAAGGCGCGCGCATGAATCCGGATATGAAAACCATTGATACCACGTCCATAGTAGAGGGCCTGGTAACCGAAAAAAAACATTTTTTTCATGAAGGGGCTTTTGTTTTTAAACGTAAGGGCATCTATTATATGGTGTATAGTCATATCGGACGCCAGGACCGACCTACCTGCATCGGTTATGCAACTGCTCATTCACCGCTGGGACCTTTTAAATATGGCGGAGTAATTATTGATAATGCCGGCTGCGATCCTGCTGTATGGAATAATCATGGGTCGGTAGTAGCCTTCCATGGAAAATGGTATGTGCTGTATCACCGCGCTACACATAACAGCGCTACCATGCGGAAAGCCTGTATAGAGCCTATTACTTTTCGGCCGGATGGCAGCATTCCGGAAGTGTTCATGACCTCGCAGGGAGCGGGAGCTCCTTTAACAGCCACTAAAAAAATTGATGCAGAACGCGCCTGTTTGTTGTTTGGAAATGTACGGATCCAGTTGATGCAGGGTACATCTCAAAACGAGGCTTTAATGGCGATCCGGAATGGCGACCGGGCCGCCTGGAAGTTTATCAATTACGGAAATGGGGTGCGGCATTGCAATATACGGGTACGCGCCAGGGCCGGCGGGCGTATTGATATTATAGATAATTACCCCTGGCACGGGCCACGGGGCAGTATAACCGTTCCGGCAGATGGTAGCTGGAGCACCATTTCCTGCGAGGTAACAGGTCTTGCAGGAATACAGGCACTTTGGCTGCAATTTCATGGGCAGCCCGGAAAAGATCTTTTTGATATTGATTGGATAAAGTTTGAATAA